In Streptomyces sp. SN-593, a single genomic region encodes these proteins:
- the yajC gene encoding preprotein translocase subunit YajC: MSIGILLPLILIIGVMFMMTRSQKTKQRQAMEMRNKMEPGTGVRTIGGMYAVVKEVNEETVLLEITDGVHAHFTKSAIGTVLSEEEFNRIVHGIEPEEPAGLDDEAEDGADAGAGDAAAADGVTDGADGAEEHISLDKSDTAAEKDEPAAEDTPAVEDGSAKERNGSAAK, encoded by the coding sequence GTGAGCATCGGAATCCTCCTCCCCCTGATCCTGATCATCGGCGTCATGTTCATGATGACCCGGTCGCAGAAGACCAAGCAGCGCCAGGCGATGGAGATGCGCAACAAGATGGAGCCCGGCACCGGCGTGCGCACCATCGGTGGCATGTACGCCGTGGTGAAGGAGGTGAACGAGGAGACCGTCCTTCTGGAGATCACGGACGGCGTCCACGCGCACTTCACCAAGTCGGCCATCGGCACGGTGCTCTCCGAGGAGGAGTTCAACCGGATCGTGCACGGCATCGAGCCCGAGGAGCCCGCCGGGCTCGACGACGAGGCCGAGGACGGCGCCGACGCGGGCGCGGGGGACGCCGCGGCGGCCGACGGTGTGACGGACGGCGCCGACGGCGCCGAGGAGCACATCAGCCTCGACAAGTCCGACACGGCCGCGGAGAAGGACGAGCCCGCCGCCGAGGACACCCCCGCCGTCGAGGACGGGTCCGCCAAGGAGCGGAACGGCTCCGCCGCGAAGTAA
- the ruvB gene encoding Holliday junction branch migration DNA helicase RuvB, producing the protein MNWDDAPADTPDRLVGSAADREDQAVEAALRPKELDEFIGQERVRQQLDLVLKAARQRGATADHVLLSGAPGLGKTTLSMIIAAEMSAPIRITSGPAIQHAGDLAAILSSLTEGEVLFLDEIHRMSRPAEEMLYMAMEDFRVDVIVGKGPGATAIPLELPPFTLVGATTRAGLLPPPLRDRFGFTGHMEFYAPAELERVVHRSAGLLDVAIDTDGAAEIAGRSRGTPRIANRLLRRVRDYAQVRADGAVTRETAARALEVYEVDARGLDRLDRAVLHALLKLFGGGPVGLSTLAVAVGEERETVEEVAEPFLVREGLLARTPRGRVATPAAWSHLGLVPPPQGGGTSQGGPGQTGLFGA; encoded by the coding sequence ATGAACTGGGACGACGCCCCCGCCGACACACCCGACCGGCTGGTCGGGTCGGCCGCCGACCGCGAGGACCAGGCGGTCGAGGCGGCGCTGCGGCCCAAGGAACTCGACGAGTTCATCGGCCAGGAGCGCGTCCGCCAGCAGCTCGACCTGGTGCTCAAGGCCGCCCGCCAGCGGGGCGCCACCGCCGACCACGTACTCCTCTCGGGTGCACCCGGACTCGGCAAGACCACTCTTTCGATGATCATCGCCGCCGAGATGTCGGCGCCGATCCGGATCACCTCGGGCCCGGCCATCCAGCACGCCGGCGACCTCGCGGCCATCCTCTCCTCGCTCACCGAGGGCGAGGTGCTCTTCCTCGACGAGATCCACCGGATGTCCCGTCCGGCCGAGGAGATGCTCTACATGGCGATGGAGGACTTCCGGGTCGACGTGATCGTGGGCAAGGGCCCGGGCGCGACCGCGATCCCGCTGGAGCTGCCGCCCTTCACCCTGGTCGGGGCCACCACCCGGGCCGGCCTGCTGCCGCCGCCGCTGCGCGACCGCTTCGGCTTCACCGGCCACATGGAGTTCTACGCCCCCGCCGAGCTGGAGCGGGTCGTGCACCGCTCGGCCGGCCTGCTGGACGTGGCGATCGACACCGACGGAGCCGCCGAGATCGCCGGCCGCTCCCGCGGCACCCCCCGCATCGCCAACCGGCTGCTGCGCCGGGTGCGCGACTACGCCCAGGTGCGCGCCGACGGCGCGGTCACCCGCGAGACCGCCGCCCGGGCGCTGGAGGTCTACGAGGTCGACGCCCGCGGCCTGGACCGGCTGGACCGGGCGGTGCTGCACGCGCTGCTGAAGCTCTTCGGCGGCGGCCCGGTCGGCCTGTCCACGCTCGCCGTCGCGGTGGGGGAGGAGCGGGAGACCGTCGAGGAGGTCGCAGAACCGTTCCTGGTGCGGGAGGGGCTGCTCGCCCGGACGCCCAGGGGCCGGGTGGCGACGCCCGCGGCCTGGTCCCACCTGGGCCTCGTGCCGCCCCCGCAGGGCGGCGGGACGAGTCAGGGCGGACCCGGACAGACCGGCCTGTTCGGTGCCTGA
- the ruvA gene encoding Holliday junction branch migration protein RuvA gives MIAFVSGPVAALAPDTAVIEVGGIGMAVQCSPGTLSALRLGEPARLATSLVVREDSLTLYGFADDDERQVFELLQTVSGVGPRLAQTMLAVHSPDALRAAVAAGDEKALTAVPGIGKKGAQRLLLELKDRLGAPVGAQAAAAPAQGPRAVAPPSWSEQLLAALVGLGYAPREAEEAVTAVTPQAEAAPEPNVGTLLRAALQTLNRTR, from the coding sequence GTGATCGCCTTCGTCAGCGGCCCGGTCGCCGCGCTCGCCCCCGACACCGCGGTCATCGAGGTCGGCGGGATCGGCATGGCGGTGCAGTGCTCGCCCGGCACCCTGTCCGCCCTGCGGCTGGGCGAGCCGGCCCGGCTCGCCACCTCCCTGGTGGTCCGGGAGGACTCCCTGACCCTCTACGGCTTCGCCGACGACGACGAGCGGCAGGTCTTCGAGCTGCTCCAGACCGTCAGCGGGGTCGGCCCGCGGCTGGCCCAGACCATGCTGGCCGTGCACAGTCCCGACGCCCTGCGCGCCGCTGTCGCGGCCGGGGACGAGAAGGCGCTCACCGCAGTACCCGGCATCGGCAAGAAGGGCGCCCAGCGGCTGCTGCTGGAGCTGAAGGACCGGCTGGGCGCGCCGGTGGGCGCCCAGGCCGCCGCCGCACCGGCTCAGGGCCCCCGCGCAGTGGCCCCGCCGTCCTGGTCCGAGCAGCTACTGGCCGCGCTCGTCGGGCTCGGCTACGCCCCGCGCGAGGCGGAGGAGGCGGTCACCGCGGTCACCCCGCAGGCCGAGGCCGCCCCCGAGCCGAACGTCGGCACCCTGCTGCGCGCGGCCCTCCAGACGCTCAACCGCACCCGCTGA
- the ruvC gene encoding crossover junction endodeoxyribonuclease RuvC, which produces MRVLGVDPGLTRCGVGVVDGVPGRALAMAGVGVIRTPADAEIGHRLVLIERGLEAWLDEHRPEAVAVERVFSQHNVRTVMGTAQASAVAILCAARRGLPVHLHTPSEVKAAVTGSGRAGKEQVGAMVTRLLRLDAPPKPADAADALALAICHIWRSPATNRLQQAVAGNRLRQTAAGTRLQQAAGARRAAPRPPVPTQEPPA; this is translated from the coding sequence ATGCGGGTGCTCGGCGTGGACCCGGGGCTGACCCGGTGCGGGGTCGGCGTGGTGGACGGCGTGCCCGGACGGGCGCTGGCGATGGCCGGCGTCGGGGTGATCCGCACGCCCGCCGACGCGGAGATCGGCCACCGTTTGGTGCTGATCGAGCGCGGCCTGGAGGCGTGGCTGGACGAGCACCGCCCCGAGGCCGTCGCCGTCGAGCGCGTCTTCAGCCAGCACAACGTCCGCACCGTGATGGGCACCGCCCAGGCCAGCGCGGTCGCCATCCTCTGCGCCGCGCGGCGCGGCCTGCCGGTGCACTTGCACACCCCCAGCGAGGTGAAGGCGGCCGTCACCGGCAGCGGACGGGCCGGGAAGGAGCAGGTCGGCGCCATGGTGACCCGGCTGCTGCGACTCGACGCCCCGCCCAAGCCGGCCGACGCCGCCGACGCCCTCGCCCTGGCCATCTGCCACATCTGGCGCTCCCCGGCCACCAACCGCCTCCAGCAGGCCGTCGCCGGCAACCGCCTGCGACAGACCGCGGCCGGCACCCGCCTCCAGCAGGCCGCCGGAGCCCGGCGCGCCGCGCCCCGCCCGCCCGTACCCACCCAGGAGCCCCCCGCGTGA
- a CDS encoding YebC/PmpR family DNA-binding transcriptional regulator, with product MSGHSKWATTKHKKAVIDAKRGKLFAKLIKNIEVAARTGGADPDGNPTLFDAIQKAKKSSVPNKNIDSAVKRGAGLEAGGADYQTIMYEGYGPNGVAVLIECLTDNRNRAASDVRVAMTRNGGSMADPGSVSYLFNRKGVVIVPKGELGEDDVLGAVLDAGAEEVNDLGESFEVISEATDLVPVRKALQDAGIDYDSADANFLPTMQVELDEDGARRIFKLIDALEDSDDVQNVFANFDVSDEVMEKVDA from the coding sequence ATGTCCGGCCACTCTAAATGGGCTACGACGAAGCACAAGAAGGCCGTGATCGATGCCAAGCGCGGCAAGCTCTTCGCGAAGCTGATCAAGAACATCGAGGTCGCGGCGCGCACCGGCGGCGCCGACCCGGACGGCAACCCCACCCTCTTCGACGCCATCCAGAAGGCGAAGAAGAGCTCGGTCCCGAACAAGAACATCGACAGCGCGGTCAAGCGCGGCGCGGGCCTGGAGGCCGGCGGCGCCGACTACCAGACGATCATGTACGAGGGCTACGGGCCGAACGGCGTCGCCGTCCTCATCGAGTGCCTGACCGACAACCGCAACCGCGCCGCCTCCGACGTGCGGGTGGCGATGACCCGCAACGGCGGCTCGATGGCCGACCCCGGGTCGGTGTCGTACCTGTTCAACCGCAAGGGCGTGGTGATCGTCCCCAAGGGCGAGCTGGGCGAGGACGACGTGCTCGGCGCGGTCCTGGACGCAGGCGCCGAGGAGGTCAACGACCTCGGCGAGTCCTTCGAGGTGATCAGCGAGGCGACCGACCTGGTGCCGGTGCGCAAGGCCCTCCAGGACGCCGGCATCGACTACGACTCCGCCGACGCCAACTTCCTGCCCACCATGCAGGTCGAGTTGGACGAGGACGGGGCCCGCCGGATCTTCAAGCTGATCGACGCCCTGGAGGACAGCGACGACGTGCAGAACGTCTTCGCCAACTTCGACGTCTCCGACGAGGTCATGGAGAAGGTCGACGCCTGA
- the pdxT gene encoding pyridoxal 5'-phosphate synthase glutaminase subunit PdxT: MTSSPTIGVLALQGDVREHLTALAAADAAATAVRRPEELAALDGLVIPGGESTTISKLAALFGLTEPLRAAIRAGLPVYGTCAGLIMLADKILDPRSGQETFGGIDMIVRRNAFGRQNESFEAFVDVRGVPGGPVEGVFIRAPWVESVGASTEVLAEYDGHIVAVRQGNVLATSFHPELTGDHRVHELFVSAVRAGS; this comes from the coding sequence ATGACGAGTTCTCCCACCATCGGCGTCCTGGCCCTCCAGGGCGACGTCCGAGAGCACCTGACGGCCCTGGCCGCGGCGGACGCCGCGGCCACGGCGGTCCGGCGCCCCGAGGAACTGGCCGCGCTGGACGGCCTGGTGATACCCGGCGGCGAGTCCACCACGATCTCCAAGCTCGCCGCGCTGTTCGGGCTCACCGAACCGCTGCGCGCCGCGATCCGCGCCGGGCTGCCGGTCTACGGCACCTGCGCCGGCCTGATCATGCTCGCCGACAAGATCCTCGACCCGCGATCCGGGCAGGAGACGTTCGGCGGCATCGACATGATCGTGCGCCGCAACGCCTTCGGCCGGCAGAACGAGTCCTTCGAGGCGTTCGTCGACGTGCGCGGCGTGCCCGGCGGGCCCGTCGAGGGCGTCTTCATCCGCGCGCCCTGGGTGGAGTCGGTCGGCGCGAGCACCGAGGTGCTCGCCGAGTACGACGGCCACATCGTCGCGGTACGGCAGGGAAACGTGCTGGCCACCTCGTTCCATCCGGAGCTGACCGGCGACCACCGGGTGCATGAACTCTTCGTGTCCGCCGTGCGCGCGGGGAGCTGA
- the pdxS gene encoding pyridoxal 5'-phosphate synthase lyase subunit PdxS: MSTASPSPAASPETGTARVKRGMAEQLKGGVIMDVVTPEQARIAEDAGAVAVMALERVPADIRKDGGVARMSDPDMIDGIIGAVSIPVMAKSRIGHFVEAQVLQSLGVDYIDESEVLTPADEVNHSDKWAFTTPFVCGATNLGEALRRIAEGAAMIRSKGEAGTGNVVEAVRHLRQIKGEISRLRGLDNNELFAAAKELRAPYELVREVAELGKLPVVLFSAGGVATPADAALMRQLGAEGVFVGSGIFKSGDPAKRAAAIVRATTFFDDPKVIADSSRNLGEAMVGINIDTLPESEHYANRGW, translated from the coding sequence GTGTCCACCGCTTCCCCGTCCCCAGCAGCGTCCCCCGAGACCGGCACCGCCCGCGTCAAGCGCGGCATGGCCGAGCAGCTCAAGGGCGGCGTGATCATGGACGTCGTCACGCCCGAGCAGGCGCGGATCGCCGAGGACGCCGGCGCGGTCGCCGTCATGGCGCTGGAGCGGGTGCCCGCCGACATCCGCAAGGACGGCGGCGTGGCCCGCATGTCCGACCCGGACATGATCGACGGCATCATCGGCGCCGTGTCGATCCCGGTGATGGCCAAGTCCCGGATCGGCCACTTCGTCGAGGCCCAGGTGCTCCAGTCGCTCGGCGTGGACTACATCGACGAGTCGGAGGTGCTGACCCCCGCTGACGAGGTCAACCACTCCGACAAGTGGGCCTTCACCACCCCGTTCGTGTGCGGCGCCACCAACCTCGGCGAGGCGCTGCGGCGGATCGCCGAGGGCGCCGCGATGATCCGCTCCAAGGGCGAGGCCGGCACCGGCAACGTGGTCGAGGCCGTCCGCCACCTGCGGCAGATCAAGGGCGAGATCTCCCGCCTGCGCGGCCTGGACAACAACGAGCTGTTCGCCGCCGCCAAGGAGCTGCGCGCGCCGTACGAGCTGGTCCGCGAGGTCGCCGAACTCGGCAAGCTGCCGGTGGTGCTCTTCTCCGCAGGCGGCGTGGCCACCCCGGCCGACGCCGCGCTGATGCGCCAGCTCGGCGCCGAGGGCGTCTTCGTCGGCTCCGGCATCTTCAAGTCCGGCGACCCGGCCAAGCGCGCCGCGGCCATCGTCCGCGCCACCACCTTCTTCGACGACCCGAAGGTCATCGCGGACTCCTCCCGGAACCTCGGCGAGGCGATGGTCGGCATCAACATCGACACGCTGCCGGAGTCCGAGCACTACGCCAACCGCGGCTGGTAA
- a CDS encoding glycosyltransferase family 4 protein, translating into MRIGIVCPYSWDVPGGVQYHIRDLAEHLIALGHHVSVLAPADDGTPLPPYAVSAGRAVPVPYNGSVARLNFGFLSAARVRRWLHDGGFDVIHIHEPTSPSLGLLACWAARGPIVATFHTSNPRSRAMIAAYPILQPALEKISARIAVSEYARRTLVEHLGGDAVVIPNGVDVGFFAAAEPKPQWQGDTIGFIGRIDEPRKGLQVLMRALPGIVAERPGARLLVAGRGDQREALEPLPAALHDRVEFLGMVSDEDKARLLRSVDLYVAPNLGGESFGIILVEAMSAGAAVLAADLDAFAQVLGQGSAGELFPNGDADALAAAAVRVLGDAARREELRTRASAHVRRFDWSVVAAEILSVYETVTAGAEAVRPAP; encoded by the coding sequence GTGAGGATCGGGATCGTCTGCCCGTACTCCTGGGACGTCCCCGGCGGCGTCCAGTACCACATCCGCGACCTCGCCGAGCACCTCATCGCGCTCGGGCACCACGTCTCGGTGCTCGCCCCGGCCGACGACGGGACACCGCTGCCGCCGTACGCGGTCTCCGCGGGCCGGGCGGTGCCCGTGCCCTACAACGGCTCCGTGGCGCGGCTGAACTTCGGCTTCCTGTCGGCCGCGCGGGTCCGCCGCTGGCTGCACGACGGCGGCTTCGACGTCATCCACATCCACGAACCCACCTCGCCCTCGCTCGGGCTGCTCGCCTGCTGGGCGGCCCGCGGCCCGATCGTGGCGACCTTCCACACCTCCAACCCCCGCTCCCGCGCGATGATCGCGGCCTACCCGATCCTCCAGCCCGCGCTGGAGAAGATCAGCGCCCGGATCGCGGTCAGCGAGTACGCCCGGCGCACCCTGGTCGAGCACCTGGGCGGCGACGCGGTCGTCATCCCCAACGGCGTGGACGTCGGCTTCTTCGCCGCCGCGGAGCCGAAGCCGCAGTGGCAGGGGGACACGATCGGGTTCATCGGGCGCATCGACGAGCCCCGCAAGGGGTTGCAGGTCCTGATGCGGGCGCTGCCCGGCATCGTCGCGGAGCGGCCCGGCGCGCGGCTCCTGGTGGCCGGACGCGGCGACCAGCGCGAGGCCCTGGAGCCGCTGCCGGCCGCGCTCCACGACCGGGTCGAGTTCCTGGGGATGGTCAGCGACGAGGACAAGGCGCGGCTGCTGCGCAGCGTGGACCTCTACGTCGCGCCCAACCTCGGCGGCGAGAGCTTCGGGATCATCCTGGTGGAGGCGATGTCCGCGGGGGCCGCGGTGCTCGCCGCCGACCTCGACGCCTTCGCGCAGGTGCTCGGGCAGGGCAGCGCGGGGGAGCTGTTCCCGAACGGCGACGCCGACGCGCTGGCGGCCGCCGCGGTCCGCGTGCTCGGCGACGCCGCCCGCCGCGAGGAGCTGCGCACCCGCGCGTCCGCCCACGTCCGCCGGTTCGACTGGTCCGTGGTGGCCGCGGAGATCCTCTCGGTCTACGAGACCGTCACGGCCGGCGCGGAGGCCGTCCGTCCGGCGCCCTGA
- a CDS encoding phosphatidylinositol mannoside acyltransferase encodes MRERLTDGLYGLGWSAVKTLPEPAARALGRTIADAAWRQRGTGVRRLEANLARVVPGAGPDRLRELSRQGMRSYLRYWMESFRLPAWSEDRVRSGFAPQDVHWLTDGLAAGRGVILALPHMGNYDLAGAWVTTKLETPFTTVAERLKPETLYDRFVAYRESLGMEVLPHTGGSAFGTLARRLRAGGLVCLVADRDLSSSGVEVDFFGEKTRMPAGPAMLAQQTGALLLPVTLWYDGSPVMQGKVHPPVEVPADGDRASRTAVMTQVLANTYASGIAEHPQDWHMLQRLWLSDLPQRPGTGAQPPPAPAAPEPPGTPAAEPPDSPAGAEQPPDGTVGAEQPPPGPTPNEPPKTERT; translated from the coding sequence GTGAGGGAACGCCTCACCGACGGCCTGTACGGGCTCGGCTGGAGCGCGGTGAAGACGCTGCCGGAACCGGCGGCCAGGGCGCTGGGCCGGACCATCGCCGACGCGGCGTGGCGGCAGCGCGGCACCGGCGTGCGGCGGCTGGAGGCGAACCTGGCCCGCGTGGTCCCCGGCGCGGGCCCCGACCGGCTGCGCGAACTGTCCCGGCAGGGCATGCGCTCCTACTTGCGGTACTGGATGGAGTCCTTCCGGCTGCCGGCCTGGAGCGAGGACCGCGTCCGCTCCGGCTTCGCCCCGCAGGACGTGCACTGGCTGACCGACGGCCTCGCCGCGGGCCGCGGGGTCATCCTCGCGCTCCCGCACATGGGCAACTACGACCTCGCCGGCGCCTGGGTCACCACCAAGCTGGAGACGCCGTTCACCACGGTCGCCGAGCGCCTCAAGCCGGAGACCCTCTACGACCGGTTCGTGGCCTACCGCGAGAGCCTGGGCATGGAGGTCCTGCCGCACACCGGCGGCTCCGCGTTCGGCACCCTCGCGCGGCGGCTGCGCGCGGGCGGCCTGGTCTGCCTGGTCGCCGACCGCGACCTGTCCAGCAGCGGGGTTGAGGTCGACTTCTTCGGCGAGAAAACCCGGATGCCGGCCGGCCCGGCGATGCTCGCCCAGCAGACCGGCGCGCTGCTGCTGCCGGTCACCCTCTGGTACGACGGGTCGCCGGTCATGCAGGGCAAGGTGCACCCCCCGGTCGAGGTGCCCGCCGACGGCGACCGCGCGAGCCGCACGGCGGTGATGACCCAGGTACTGGCGAACACGTACGCGTCCGGCATCGCGGAGCACCCGCAGGACTGGCACATGCTGCAACGCCTCTGGCTGAGCGACCTGCCGCAGCGCCCGGGCACCGGGGCGCAGCCGCCGCCCGCCCCCGCCGCGCCCGAGCCGCCCGGGACTCCCGCCGCCGAGCCGCCGGACAGCCCCGCGGGGGCGGAGCAGCCGCCGGACGGCACCGTGGGGGCGGAGCAGCCGCCGCCCGGCCCCACCCCGAACGAGCCCCCGAAGACGGAGCGAACGTGA
- the pgsA gene encoding phosphatidylinositol phosphate synthase encodes MLNKYARAFFTRVLTPFAGFLLRKGVSPDTVTLIGTAGVVVGALAFYPRGEFFWGTVVITLFVFSDLVDGNMARQSGRSSRWGAFLDSTLDRVADGAVFGGLALWYAGRGDDLVLCAVTIFCLASGQVVSYTKARGEAIGLKVAVNGLVERSERLVITLVLCGLSGFHRTFGVPGIQWLLPIALWVVAVGSLVTLIQRVVTVRREAAEADAEAAERAVSQGSGV; translated from the coding sequence ATGCTGAACAAGTACGCGCGTGCGTTCTTCACGCGTGTTCTCACGCCGTTCGCCGGATTCCTCCTGCGCAAGGGGGTGTCGCCGGACACGGTGACCCTGATCGGCACCGCGGGTGTCGTCGTTGGCGCCCTGGCCTTCTACCCCAGGGGCGAGTTCTTCTGGGGCACCGTCGTCATCACCCTGTTCGTCTTCTCGGACCTGGTCGACGGCAACATGGCCCGGCAGTCCGGCCGCTCCAGCCGCTGGGGCGCGTTCCTGGACTCCACCCTGGACCGCGTCGCCGACGGCGCCGTCTTCGGCGGCCTGGCGCTCTGGTACGCCGGCCGCGGCGACGACCTCGTACTGTGCGCGGTCACCATCTTCTGCCTCGCCAGCGGCCAGGTGGTCTCCTACACCAAGGCGCGCGGCGAGGCGATCGGCCTCAAGGTCGCGGTCAACGGCCTGGTCGAGCGCTCCGAGCGCCTGGTGATCACGCTGGTGCTGTGCGGCCTGTCCGGCTTCCACCGCACCTTCGGCGTGCCCGGCATCCAGTGGCTGCTGCCGATCGCGCTGTGGGTCGTCGCCGTCGGCAGCCTCGTCACCCTGATCCAGCGGGTCGTCACGGTGCGCCGGGAGGCCGCCGAGGCCGACGCGGAGGCCGCCGAGCGGGCGGTCAGCCAAGGGAGCGGAGTGTGA
- a CDS encoding elongation factor G-like protein EF-G2: MSGGGRKDAAPGAAGDVPAAAAGGSRPQEVRNVVLVGHSGAGKTTLVEALALATGAVGRAGRVEDGGSLSDRDGIERRQQRSVQLSLVPVEWGGVRINLLDTPGYADFVGELRAGLRAADAALFVVSAAQDGEGIGGATRMVWDECAAVGMPRAVVVTHLESARAGFEETAAQCARELGGDDPDAVLPLYLPVRGPAGPDGHAPVTGLVGLLTGRVHDYSSGERVEADPDPATAARLAGARDRLVEGIIAESEDETLMDRYLGGEALDTGTLLADLERAVARGGFHPVLAAAPAAEGARQGLGTVELLELVTRGFPTPLERAAPPVTDPEGHPRPALACDPDGPLAAEVVRTASDPYVGRLSLVRVFSGTLRPDETVHVSGHGLRDRGHEDHDVDERVGALSSPSGRQQRPVPSASAGDLVCVARLARAETGDTLSDPDHPLLMAPWRMPDPLLPVAIEAHGNADEDKFSQGLARLVAEDPTMRLEQNPDTHQVVLWCMGEAHAEVALERLRGRYGVRVDAVEHRVPLRETFGRAVSARGRHVKQSGGHGQFAICDIEVEPLPAGSGVEFVDRVVGGAVPRQFVPSVEKGVRAQAERGVTAGIPLVDVRVTLTDGKAHSVDSSDAAFQTAGALALREAAAGCGIRLLEPVDEVGVLVPDAYVGPVMSDLSGRRGRVLGAEPAGAGRSLVRAEVPETEIGRYAVELRSLSHGTGRFSRHYARHEPMPTQLAAKMHHLEGAEEQTARAR, from the coding sequence ATGAGTGGTGGCGGTAGGAAGGACGCGGCACCAGGGGCCGCCGGAGACGTACCGGCGGCGGCCGCCGGCGGGAGCCGCCCGCAGGAGGTGCGCAACGTGGTCCTGGTCGGCCACAGCGGCGCGGGCAAGACCACCTTGGTGGAGGCGCTGGCCCTGGCGACGGGAGCCGTCGGCCGGGCGGGGCGGGTGGAGGACGGCGGCTCGCTCTCCGACCGCGACGGGATCGAGCGGCGCCAGCAGCGCTCCGTCCAGTTGTCCCTGGTGCCGGTGGAGTGGGGCGGGGTCCGGATCAACCTCCTGGACACCCCCGGGTACGCCGACTTCGTCGGGGAGTTGAGGGCCGGTCTGCGGGCGGCGGACGCGGCCCTCTTCGTCGTCTCGGCCGCGCAGGACGGCGAGGGGATCGGCGGCGCGACCCGCATGGTGTGGGACGAGTGCGCCGCGGTCGGCATGCCGCGCGCGGTGGTGGTCACGCACCTGGAGTCCGCGCGGGCCGGCTTCGAGGAGACGGCCGCGCAGTGCGCGCGGGAGCTGGGCGGCGACGACCCGGACGCGGTGCTGCCGCTGTACCTGCCGGTGCGCGGCCCGGCGGGACCCGACGGCCACGCCCCGGTCACCGGCCTGGTCGGGCTGCTCACCGGCCGGGTCCACGACTACTCCTCCGGCGAGCGGGTGGAGGCCGACCCGGATCCGGCGACCGCCGCGCGGCTGGCCGGGGCCCGCGACCGGCTGGTCGAGGGGATCATCGCCGAGAGCGAGGACGAGACGCTGATGGACCGCTACCTCGGCGGCGAGGCCCTCGACACCGGCACGCTCCTCGCGGACCTGGAGCGGGCCGTGGCCCGCGGCGGCTTCCACCCGGTGCTGGCCGCCGCGCCCGCCGCCGAGGGCGCCCGCCAGGGACTGGGCACCGTGGAACTGCTGGAGCTGGTCACCCGGGGGTTCCCCACCCCGCTGGAGCGCGCCGCACCGCCGGTCACCGATCCCGAGGGGCACCCCCGGCCGGCGCTGGCCTGCGACCCGGACGGCCCGCTGGCCGCCGAGGTGGTCAGGACGGCCTCCGACCCGTACGTCGGCCGGCTGAGCCTGGTGCGGGTCTTCTCCGGCACGCTGCGGCCCGACGAGACGGTGCACGTGTCCGGGCACGGCCTGCGCGACCGCGGCCACGAGGACCACGACGTGGACGAGCGGGTGGGCGCGCTGTCGTCGCCGTCCGGCCGGCAGCAGCGCCCGGTGCCGTCCGCGTCCGCCGGCGACCTGGTGTGCGTGGCGCGGCTGGCCCGGGCCGAGACCGGCGACACGCTCTCCGACCCGGACCACCCGCTGCTGATGGCGCCGTGGCGGATGCCCGACCCGCTGCTGCCGGTCGCGATCGAGGCGCACGGCAACGCCGACGAGGACAAGTTCTCCCAGGGCCTGGCCCGGCTGGTGGCCGAGGACCCCACCATGCGGCTGGAGCAGAACCCCGACACCCACCAGGTGGTGCTGTGGTGCATGGGAGAGGCGCACGCCGAGGTGGCGCTGGAGCGGCTGCGCGGCCGCTACGGGGTGCGGGTCGACGCGGTCGAGCACCGGGTGCCGCTGCGCGAGACGTTCGGCCGGGCCGTGAGCGCCCGCGGCCGGCACGTGAAGCAGTCCGGCGGGCACGGCCAGTTCGCGATCTGCGACATCGAGGTGGAGCCGCTGCCGGCGGGCTCGGGCGTCGAGTTCGTCGACAGGGTGGTCGGCGGGGCGGTGCCGCGCCAGTTCGTCCCGTCGGTCGAGAAGGGCGTGCGCGCGCAGGCCGAGCGCGGGGTGACCGCCGGCATCCCGCTGGTCGACGTCCGGGTCACGCTCACGGACGGCAAGGCGCACTCGGTGGACTCCTCCGACGCCGCCTTCCAGACCGCGGGCGCGCTGGCGCTGCGCGAGGCGGCCGCCGGGTGCGGCATCCGGCTGCTCGAACCGGTCGACGAGGTCGGGGTGCTGGTGCCGGACGCCTACGTCGGCCCGGTGATGAGCGACCTGTCCGGCCGGCGCGGCCGCGTGCTCGGCGCCGAACCGGCGGGCGCGGGCCGCTCGTTGGTGCGCGCCGAGGTGCCGGAGACCGAGATCGGCCGGTACGCCGTGGAACTGCGCTCCCTGTCGCACGGCACCGGCCGGTTCAGCCGCCACTATGCCCGCCATGAGCCGATGCCCACACAACTCGCGGCGAAAATGCACCACTTGGAGGGAGCGGAAGAGCAGACCGCGCGCGCCAGGTGA